Proteins from a genomic interval of Saccopteryx leptura isolate mSacLep1 chromosome 13, mSacLep1_pri_phased_curated, whole genome shotgun sequence:
- the ZSCAN2 gene encoding LOW QUALITY PROTEIN: zinc finger and SCAN domain-containing protein 2 (The sequence of the model RefSeq protein was modified relative to this genomic sequence to represent the inferred CDS: inserted 2 bases in 1 codon): MAAEVPRVTTPLSPLVQLPQEEDRQMEEVTTMILEDDSWVQEAVLQEDGPESESFPQSAGKSRHCEEVAGGPPGALGRLRELCRRWLRPEVHTKEQMLTLMPREIQAWLQEHRPENSEEAVALVEDLTQTLQDSDFEIQSAIEENSCQDIFQDVESHEIFSEMPEGEGVQQSDWESEFERDCGSRRPQGNAPSEDCRKVSSQSRKVRQLIGLQGTYLGEKSYECPQCGKAFSRKSHLITHERTHTGEKYYKCDECGKSFSDGSNFSRHQTTHTGEKPFKCRDCGKSFSRSANLITHQRIHTGEKPFQCAECGKSFSRNPNLIAHQRTHTGEKPYSCPECGKCFGNRSSLNSHQGIHTGEKPYECKECGESFSYNSNLIRHQRIHTGEKPYKCPDCGQRFSQSSALISHRRTHTGEKPYQCSECGKNFSRSSNLATHRRTHLVEKPYKCGECGKSFSQSSSLIAHQGMHTGEKPYECLTCGESFSWSSNLIKHQRIHTGEKPYKCGDCGKCFSQRSQLVVHQRTHTDFEIQSAIGENSSQDIFQDVESHEIFSEMPEGEGVQQSDWESDFERDCGSRRPQGNAPSEDCRKVSSQSRKVRQLIGLQSTNLSEKPYECPQCGKAFSRKSHLITHERTHTGEKHYKCDECGKSFSDGSNFSRHQTTHTGEKPFKCRDCGKSFSRSANLITHQRIHTGEKPFQCAECGKSFSRNPHLVTHQRTHTGEKPYSCPECGKCFGNRSSLNSHQGIHTGEKPYECKECGESFSYNSNLIRHQRIHTGEKPYKCLDCGQRFSQSSGLISHWGTHTREKPYXCSECGKNFSRSSNLATHRRTHLVEKPYKCGECGKCFSQRSQLVVHQRTHTGEKPYECLMCGKSFSRGSILVMHQRAHLGDKPYRCSECGKGFSWNSVLIIHQRIHTGEKPYKCPECGKGFSNSSNFITHQRTHMKEKLY; this comes from the exons ATGGCTGCAGAGGTGCCGAGAGTAACCACTCCCCTGAGTCCCTTGGTCCAGCTACCTCAAGAGGAAGACAGACAAATGGAGGAGGTCACCACCATGATCCTAGAGGATGACTCTTGGGTGCAGGAGGCTGTGCTGCAGGAGGATGGCCCTGAGTCCGAGTCCTTTCCCCAGAGTGCTGGCAAAAGCCGCCACTGTGAGGAGGTCGCTGGAGGACCACCGGGTGCGCTCGGCCGCCTGCGAGAGCTCTGTCGGCGTTGGCTGAGGCCAGAGGTGCACACCAAGGAGCAGATGCTGACCTTGATGCCAAGGGAAATTCAGGCCTGGCTGCAAGAGCATAGGCCCGAAAACAGCGAGGAGGCAGTGGCCCTGGTAGAAGACTTGACCCAGACCCTGCAGGACAGTG ATTTTGAAATCCAGAGTGCAATTGAGGAGAACTCTTGTCAAGACATATTTCAGGATGTGGAGTCACATGAGATCTTCTCAGAAATGCCTGAAGGGGAAGGCGTTCAGCAGTCTGATTGGGAAAGTGAGTTTGAGAGAGACTGTGGCTCCAGGAGGCCCCAGGGAAATGCCCCAAGTGAAGACTGTAGGAAAGTGTCATCACAGAGCAGGAAAGTTAGACAGCTCATTGGCCTTCAGGGCACTTACCTGGGTGAGAAGTCCTATGAATGTCcccagtgtgggaaagccttcagccgGAAATCCCACCTAATCACGCATGAGCGAACCCACACAGGAGAGAAATACTACAAGTGTGATGAATGTGGAAAAAGCTTTAGTGATGGTTCAAACTTTAGTAGACACCAAACGACTCACACTGGGGAGAAACCTTTCAAATGCAGGGATTGTGGGAAAAGCTTTAGCCGGAGCGCAAACCTCATAACCCACCAAAGGATCCACACGGGTGAGAAACCCTTTCAGTGTGCTGAGTGTGGCAAGAGTTTCAGCAGGAACCCCAATCTCATCGCTCACCAgcgaactcacacaggagagaaaccatattcATGCCCTGAGTGTGGCAAGTGCTTTGGCAACCGGTCCAGCCTTAATTCCCATCAGGGAATCCACACTGGAGAAAAGCCCTATGAATGCAAAGAATGTGGTGAAAGCTTTAGTTACAATTCCAACCTGATCAGACACCAGAGGATCCACACAGGGGAGAAACCGTACAAATGTCCTGACTGTGGGCAGAGGTTCAGTCAGAGCTCAGCCCTCATCAGCCACCggagaactcacacaggagagaagccctatcagtgcagtgagtgtgggaaaaaCTTCAGCCGCAGCTCCAATCTAGCCACGCACCGCAGAACCCACCTGGTGGAGAAGCCCTACAAATGCGGGGAGTGTGGGAAGAGCTTCAGCCAGAGCTCTAGCCTGATCGCACACCAGGGAATGCACACGGGTGAAAAGCCCTATGAGTGCCTGACTTGTGGGGAGAGTTTTAGCTGGAGCTCCAACCTCATCAAGCACCAGAGGATCCACACGGGTGAGAAACCCTACAAATGCGGCGACTGTGGGAAGTGCTTCAGCCAGCGCTCCCAGCTGGTGGTGCACCAGCGGACCCACACAG ATTTTGAAATCCAGAGTGCAATTGGGGAGAACTCTAGTCAAGACATATTTCAGGATGTGGAGTCACATGAGATCTTCTCAGAAATGCCTGAAGGGGAAGGCGTTCAGCAGTCTGATTGGGAAAGTGATTTTGAGAGAGACTGTGGCTCCAGGAGGCCCCAGGGAAATGCCCCAAGTGAAGACTGTAGGAAAGTGTCATCACAGAGCAGGAAAGTTAGACAGCTCATTGGCCTTCAGAGCACTAACCTGAGTGAGAAGCCCTATGAATGTCcccagtgtgggaaagccttcagccgGAAATCCCACCTAATCACGCATGAGCGAacccacacaggagagaaacactACAAGTGTGATGAATGTGGAAAAAGCTTTAGTGATGGTTCAAACTTTAGTAGACACCAAACGACTCACACTGGGGAGAAACCTTTCAAATGCAGGGATTGTGGGAAAAGCTTTAGCCGGAGCGCAAACCTCATAACCCACCAAAGGATCCACACGGGTGAGAAACCCTTTCAGTGTGCTGAGTGTGGCAAGAGTTTCAGCAGGAACCCCCATCTCGTCACTCACCAgcgaactcacacaggagagaaaccatattcATGCCCTGAGTGTGGCAAATGCTTTGGCAACCGGTCCAGCCTTAATTCCCATCAGGGAATCCACACTGGAGAAAAGCCCTACGAATGCAAAGAATGTGGTGAAAGCTTTAGTTACAATTCCAACCTGATCAGACACCAGAGGATCCACACAGGGGAGAAACCGTACAAATGTCTTGACTGTGGGCAGAGGTTCAGTCAGAGTTCAGGCCTCATCAGCCACTGGGGAACTCACACAAGAGAGAAGCCCTA ctgcagtgagtgtgggaaaaaCTTCAGCCGCAGCTCCAATCTAGCCACGCACCGCAGAACCCACCTGGTGGAAAAGCCCTACAAATGCGGGGAGTGTGGGAAGTGCTTCAGCCAGCGCTCCCAGCTGGTGGTGCACCAGCGGACCCACACAGGTGAGAAGCCATATGAATGCCTCATGTGTGGCAAGAGCTTCAGCCGGGGCTCCATCCTGGTCATGCACCAGAGAGCGCACTTGGGGGACAAGCCGTACAGGTGCTCCGAATGTGGCAAAGGCTTTAGTTGGAATTCAGTTCTCATTATACACCAGCGAATCCacacaggggagaagccctacaaATGCCCTGAGTGTGGCAAAGGCTTCAGCAACAGCTCCAATTTCATTACACATCAGAGAACTCACATGAAAGAGAAACTTTATTGA